Proteins encoded together in one Syntrophorhabdaceae bacterium window:
- a CDS encoding SLBB domain-containing protein → MTTTKQVLTIFLCIMVFACNIYAQQIQGAPVAPGVQSQPGQSFQTGQAVPYGQQITQQPVLQQGLQTGQQLPPQYPAQQGTPAIPEGKTQQATPVVQQPSAGTISEFEQFISGKTPLTISTEIRQFGYDLFKRTPSTFAPVDKVPVGPDYVVGPGDELKITIWGNIEGQWTAIVDRDGNISLPKVGILGVTGLTFKELKDTLHKQLSKYYTNFEMNVSMGNLRTIRVYFVGNAERPGSYTISSLSTLVNALFESGGPSKKGTMRDIQLKRHGKTVVRFDIYDFLLKGDKTKDARLMPEDVIFIPPAGPLVAIAGNVKNPAIYELKGESKLSDLLNMAGGLTATAFKGRVQVQRIENHQFRTIFESDLIDIDRNLKKDFIVKDGDLVKVFAVVDTKNTIQISGPVANPGAYGITPGATRIKDVIS, encoded by the coding sequence ATGACGACAACGAAACAGGTTTTAACCATATTCTTATGCATAATGGTTTTTGCCTGTAATATATACGCGCAGCAGATTCAGGGCGCACCGGTCGCGCCCGGCGTACAATCGCAACCCGGACAGTCATTCCAGACCGGGCAGGCCGTTCCCTACGGACAGCAGATTACACAGCAGCCGGTTTTGCAGCAGGGACTCCAAACAGGCCAGCAATTACCACCACAATACCCCGCTCAGCAGGGAACACCGGCTATTCCGGAAGGGAAGACTCAGCAGGCAACGCCCGTCGTTCAGCAACCTTCTGCAGGTACGATTTCGGAATTTGAGCAATTTATATCAGGCAAGACTCCATTGACAATATCTACCGAGATCAGGCAATTCGGTTATGACCTTTTTAAGCGAACCCCATCAACGTTTGCGCCCGTTGATAAGGTTCCCGTTGGGCCTGATTACGTGGTCGGACCCGGTGACGAACTGAAGATAACCATCTGGGGAAATATTGAGGGGCAGTGGACGGCCATTGTGGACAGGGACGGGAACATTAGCCTGCCGAAGGTCGGGATCCTGGGTGTCACAGGGCTGACGTTTAAAGAGCTGAAAGATACCCTCCATAAACAGTTATCAAAGTACTATACAAACTTTGAGATGAATGTCAGCATGGGAAATCTACGGACCATCCGGGTCTACTTTGTGGGGAATGCTGAAAGGCCTGGTTCGTATACTATTTCCTCCTTGTCGACCCTTGTCAATGCGCTTTTCGAGTCAGGCGGGCCGAGTAAGAAGGGAACAATGAGGGATATTCAGCTTAAAAGGCACGGCAAAACCGTCGTACGCTTTGACATATATGATTTTTTGCTGAAAGGGGATAAGACAAAGGACGCAAGGCTTATGCCTGAAGATGTTATATTTATCCCGCCCGCCGGTCCCCTGGTCGCGATAGCCGGCAATGTTAAAAACCCTGCGATCTATGAGTTGAAAGGGGAATCAAAGCTTTCCGATTTGCTGAACATGGCGGGGGGCCTTACAGCCACAGCATTTAAGGGCAGGGTGCAGGTTCAGAGGATCGAAAATCACCAATTCAGGACCATCTTCGAGAGCGATCTGATCGACATCGATAGAAATTTAAAAAAGGATTTTATTGTAAAAGACGGGGATCTGGTAAAGGTGTTCGCGGTGGTTGATACGAAGAACACGATACAGATTAGCGGGCCTGTGGCCAATCCCGGCGCATATGGCATCACTCCCGGCGCTACAAGGATTAAGGATGTTATCTCCT
- a CDS encoding Wzz/FepE/Etk N-terminal domain-containing protein: MEENLQKTEDDEINLLDYLIVLAKHRKIIIYTTLGLMVIMAIYSLIISPIYKGETKILPPQQSSSGMASQLLSQLGGAAGLVGGVVPVKSPNDLYIGLIKSNTVLDGIIDRFNLMSLYKAKFRAVARGSLSGDLKVTDDKKSGIITISVEDKDPRRAADMANAFVEELRRLTKGLAVSEASQRRLFFEEQLEDAKTGLVRSEEAMRGFQEKTGALQIEGQTRAVIEGVAQLRAQVAAKEVELRVMRTYSTVNNPDVKKAEAAINGMRAELAKLEKRKGDGPDPLMPTGRMPEVGTEYIRKLRDLKFNETLYELLLKQYEAAKLDEAKDATVIQVIDKAEPPEQRIKPKRRQMVMIAGVVGFFLSIFAAFFLEYMEKSSLNPENRERLDTLKGYINVKQEYLKLQRLIRRRSKDSKT; encoded by the coding sequence GTGGAAGAAAACCTGCAAAAAACAGAAGACGACGAGATCAATCTCCTCGATTATCTTATAGTCCTTGCGAAACACAGGAAGATCATCATCTATACGACCCTCGGGCTTATGGTGATCATGGCCATTTACAGCCTCATTATATCGCCGATCTATAAAGGGGAAACGAAGATACTTCCGCCACAGCAGAGCAGTTCCGGCATGGCATCACAGCTTTTAAGCCAGCTTGGAGGGGCGGCGGGTCTCGTCGGCGGCGTGGTGCCGGTAAAAAGCCCCAACGACCTCTACATCGGGTTGATCAAAAGCAATACAGTCCTTGACGGGATAATCGACAGGTTCAACCTCATGTCCCTGTATAAGGCAAAATTTCGGGCGGTAGCGAGGGGATCCCTGTCAGGTGACCTCAAGGTGACAGACGATAAAAAGAGCGGCATTATAACGATCAGCGTGGAAGATAAAGATCCCCGCAGGGCGGCAGATATGGCGAATGCCTTCGTGGAAGAACTGCGAAGGCTGACAAAGGGCCTTGCCGTCTCAGAGGCAAGCCAGAGGAGGCTCTTTTTTGAAGAACAGCTTGAGGATGCAAAGACAGGGCTTGTGAGATCAGAAGAGGCCATGAGGGGGTTCCAGGAAAAGACAGGCGCCCTGCAGATCGAAGGGCAGACAAGGGCAGTCATTGAAGGCGTGGCGCAATTGAGGGCCCAGGTCGCCGCCAAAGAGGTGGAGCTCCGGGTCATGAGGACATACTCAACGGTGAACAATCCCGATGTGAAGAAGGCAGAAGCGGCGATCAACGGAATGAGGGCCGAGCTTGCCAAGCTTGAGAAACGGAAGGGCGATGGCCCTGACCCCTTGATGCCGACAGGGAGAATGCCCGAGGTCGGGACAGAATATATACGGAAATTGAGAGACCTCAAGTTCAACGAAACCCTCTACGAGCTTCTTCTGAAACAGTACGAGGCGGCGAAGCTCGACGAGGCAAAGGATGCAACGGTCATACAGGTGATAGATAAGGCCGAGCCGCCCGAGCAAAGGATAAAACCGAAACGGAGGCAGATGGTGATGATCGCCGGCGTTGTAGGTTTTTTCCTTTCCATCTTTGCGGCATTCTTTCTCGAGTATATGGAGAAATCTTCCCTGAATCCGGAAAACAGGGAAAGGCTTGACACGCTGAAAGGATACATCAATGTCAAGCAGGAGTATCTCAAACTGCAAAGACTGATCCGTCGGCGCAGCAAAGACAGCAAGACATAG
- a CDS encoding FAD-binding protein, with product MMLYHDVLIVGGGLAGLRAAVGLCDKYDVGLLSKVYPIRSHSIAAQGGINAALANNPNAKDDTWEKHAFDTVKGSDYLADQDAAELMCQEAIKIVYEMEHWGCPFSRFPDGSIAQRPFGGAGYPRTCYSTDLTGHVLLNTLYERAVFKGVKVYPEWFVIALVNDGGQCHGVIAFDLKNGEIIPIRAKAILFATGGYGRVYFYSTNALINTGSGIGIAYKAGVPIKDMEFVQFHPTALIGTNILMTEACRGEGGYLTNKDGERFMKRYVPNAMELAPRDIVSRSIQTEIDEGRGLEHPLGKYINLDLRHLGAEKILAKLPGIRNICLDFIGIDPILEPIPIMPCQHYSMGGIDTNERCETDIKGFYGAGECACVSVHGANRLGGNSLLETIVFGKLASFAIDEYLQNGEIKLDERLLMSRKEEMEKKIHRLIHEGNEKPYTILSDLSKTMSSLVGIFRKKEELGQAVKNIGEVKERYKHVHVSSPKLHMNHELLNAIELEYMLEVAHTIALGAYLREESRGAHFRRDFNTRNDTDWLKHTIAKIGTDGEPVISSKKVVITKYQPMERKY from the coding sequence ATGATGCTTTATCACGATGTGCTCATTGTGGGTGGAGGTCTTGCAGGACTCCGGGCGGCAGTTGGTTTGTGTGATAAGTATGATGTAGGGCTTCTTTCAAAGGTCTACCCCATACGATCCCATTCGATCGCCGCGCAGGGCGGAATAAACGCGGCACTCGCAAACAATCCGAACGCAAAAGACGATACCTGGGAAAAACACGCCTTTGACACGGTTAAGGGTAGTGATTACCTTGCCGATCAGGACGCGGCTGAACTTATGTGCCAGGAGGCTATCAAGATCGTCTATGAGATGGAACACTGGGGATGTCCCTTCAGTCGTTTCCCCGACGGCTCCATCGCCCAGAGACCGTTCGGCGGTGCCGGGTATCCGAGGACATGCTACTCAACAGATCTAACGGGCCACGTGTTGCTCAATACGCTCTATGAAAGGGCTGTCTTCAAAGGTGTGAAGGTCTACCCCGAATGGTTCGTCATCGCCCTTGTAAACGATGGAGGCCAATGTCACGGTGTCATCGCCTTCGATCTTAAGAACGGAGAGATTATCCCCATACGTGCAAAAGCAATACTGTTCGCCACGGGCGGGTATGGCAGGGTCTATTTTTATTCCACAAATGCCCTTATCAATACGGGCAGCGGTATTGGTATTGCCTATAAGGCCGGTGTCCCCATAAAGGATATGGAGTTTGTCCAGTTTCACCCCACCGCTCTTATTGGCACGAACATCCTTATGACAGAGGCATGCCGCGGTGAGGGCGGGTATTTGACAAACAAAGATGGCGAGAGGTTCATGAAGCGCTATGTGCCGAACGCTATGGAGCTTGCGCCGCGGGATATCGTATCGAGGAGCATCCAGACAGAGATAGATGAGGGAAGAGGGCTCGAACATCCCCTCGGCAAATATATCAATCTCGATTTACGGCACCTTGGTGCAGAAAAGATACTGGCAAAGCTGCCGGGTATACGGAACATATGCTTGGATTTTATCGGGATTGACCCCATCCTCGAACCTATCCCCATCATGCCCTGCCAGCACTATTCCATGGGCGGCATAGACACCAACGAGAGATGTGAAACCGACATAAAAGGTTTTTATGGTGCCGGAGAATGCGCCTGCGTAAGTGTCCACGGGGCAAACAGGCTTGGCGGCAATTCCCTGCTCGAAACGATCGTTTTCGGGAAACTGGCATCCTTCGCCATCGATGAGTATCTTCAGAACGGTGAGATAAAGCTGGACGAAAGGCTCCTCATGAGCAGGAAAGAGGAGATGGAAAAGAAGATACACAGATTGATCCATGAAGGGAATGAAAAACCATACACGATCCTCTCGGATTTGAGCAAGACGATGAGCAGTCTTGTGGGTATCTTTAGAAAGAAAGAGGAACTTGGCCAGGCGGTAAAAAATATCGGGGAGGTGAAGGAACGTTACAAACATGTACACGTCTCATCTCCCAAGCTCCATATGAACCATGAACTCCTGAATGCCATCGAACTCGAATACATGCTCGAGGTGGCCCATACCATTGCGCTGGGGGCATATCTCAGGGAAGAGAGCAGGGGCGCGCATTTCAGGAGGGACTTCAACACAAGGAACGATACTGACTGGCTCAAACATACGATCGCGAAGATAGGTACGGACGGCGAGCCCGTCATCTCCTCCAAAAAGGTTGTGATAACGAAATACCAGCCAATGGAGAGGAAATATTGA
- the sdhB gene encoding succinate dehydrogenase iron-sulfur subunit — protein sequence MITASEYTFKILRYDVKEPETEPFFESYRIKVLPGLTVLAVLLRIRDEIDGTLSFRSSCRSAVCGSCAMVINGKIDLACRTQVVTFGSNTIILEPLPNFEIIKDLVVDMTPFWNMYEKVKPYLMRTSTDPDKEIEQSEEDRSRIDQVVNCILCACCYGACPVLSRDPEYAGPAALAKLERFVLDSRDERPASALDAVNNDRGVWGCDTILRCIDACPKDVRPTDSIVSLRKKLVKHKLFGKGIK from the coding sequence TTGATAACCGCAAGCGAATATACATTCAAGATCCTGCGGTATGATGTGAAAGAACCGGAAACAGAGCCTTTTTTTGAATCATACCGCATAAAGGTATTGCCCGGTTTAACGGTCCTTGCTGTTCTCCTGCGCATCAGGGACGAGATAGACGGGACTCTTTCGTTCCGCTCATCCTGCAGATCTGCGGTGTGCGGTTCCTGCGCCATGGTGATCAACGGCAAGATAGACCTCGCCTGCAGAACACAGGTAGTAACCTTCGGATCAAACACGATTATCCTCGAACCTCTTCCGAACTTCGAGATCATAAAAGACCTTGTGGTGGATATGACGCCCTTCTGGAATATGTACGAGAAGGTAAAACCGTACCTGATGCGGACAAGCACTGACCCTGACAAGGAGATTGAACAGAGCGAGGAGGATAGAAGCCGCATCGATCAGGTTGTGAACTGCATCCTCTGCGCATGCTGTTATGGGGCCTGCCCTGTCCTCTCCAGGGACCCTGAATACGCAGGACCAGCGGCCCTCGCAAAGCTCGAGCGTTTTGTATTGGATTCGAGGGATGAAAGACCAGCAAGCGCCCTTGACGCAGTCAATAACGACAGAGGCGTCTGGGGCTGCGACACGATATTGCGGTGTATCGATGCCTGTCCCAAGGATGTACGTCCCACTGATTCTATCGTAAGCTTGAGGAAAAAACTCGTCAAGCACAAGCTCTTCGGAAAGGGGATAAAATGA
- a CDS encoding Rieske (2Fe-2S) protein: MKIAYSLVTRRTFLNTLFGGWLVAFCGGSLYALLKFAFPTLGKEPDFVVLKTTDFINIPPNSVKPFAWGGKLGLFFKKENGSTYALKGVCTHMECNITYKPEDKKFYCACHKGWFDDNGKNIDGPPPKPLEFFEITTEGEKLIVAKKGIKVELPKA, encoded by the coding sequence ATGAAGATTGCCTATTCCCTCGTAACGAGAAGGACCTTTCTCAATACCCTCTTTGGCGGATGGCTTGTTGCATTTTGCGGCGGCAGCCTCTATGCCCTCCTGAAATTTGCCTTTCCCACGCTCGGCAAGGAACCCGATTTCGTTGTACTCAAAACAACCGACTTTATAAACATACCGCCAAACTCTGTCAAACCCTTTGCCTGGGGCGGAAAGCTCGGTCTTTTCTTCAAAAAAGAGAATGGCTCAACATACGCCCTGAAAGGCGTATGTACACATATGGAGTGTAATATCACCTACAAACCGGAAGATAAAAAATTCTACTGCGCCTGTCACAAGGGCTGGTTCGATGACAACGGGAAAAACATAGACGGTCCGCCGCCGAAACCGCTGGAGTTCTTCGAGATCACCACCGAAGGGGAAAAACTGATCGTTGCGAAAAAGGGGATAAAGGTTGAGCTGCCAAAGGCTTAA
- a CDS encoding cytochrome bc complex cytochrome b subunit: MSCQRLKDWIEERYDVEEMKRLARHKLVPVHQYEIWYYTGGIAMFLFVLQFITGMVLSFYYIPYFEHANKSIIEIVTKLNMGWFFRSIHHWGAQLAIMVLFIHAFSTLLLKSYRKPRELLWISGFILLAISIFFGLSGYFLLWDERAFAAVRVATGGAGNLPVIGGFIKAFLRGGIDVTGETLIRFYAFHVSVLPIITLALIGIHVLLVQYHGMSVPLSLEKKPQKQIPFFPNLFYKDLIIWLLVLGIVVSLATLLPPEIGKMADPLAPAPENIKPEWYFLFLFQTLKLFPGDILGLNGETIAIILISCGILFFFLIPFFDRRSSRGEKSVLFTWIGVFYTLYFIVMTIIGFVS, from the coding sequence TTGAGCTGCCAAAGGCTTAAGGACTGGATCGAAGAGAGATACGACGTAGAGGAGATGAAGAGACTTGCCAGGCACAAGCTCGTCCCCGTTCATCAGTATGAGATCTGGTACTACACGGGCGGCATTGCCATGTTCCTCTTCGTACTCCAGTTCATCACGGGCATGGTCCTCTCCTTTTACTATATCCCCTACTTCGAACATGCCAACAAGAGCATTATCGAGATCGTCACCAAGCTGAATATGGGATGGTTCTTCCGCTCCATCCACCATTGGGGCGCGCAGCTCGCCATCATGGTCCTCTTTATCCACGCGTTCAGCACGCTCCTCCTTAAGTCTTACAGGAAGCCAAGGGAACTCCTGTGGATATCGGGGTTTATACTCCTCGCAATATCGATCTTTTTCGGCTTAAGCGGCTACTTCCTCCTCTGGGATGAACGGGCATTCGCGGCGGTTCGTGTGGCAACCGGCGGCGCCGGCAACCTTCCCGTCATAGGGGGCTTTATCAAGGCATTCCTGCGGGGCGGTATTGATGTAACCGGTGAAACGCTGATCCGCTTCTACGCGTTTCATGTATCGGTGCTCCCCATAATCACCCTTGCCCTGATCGGCATCCATGTGCTCCTTGTCCAGTACCACGGGATGAGCGTGCCTCTCTCCCTGGAGAAGAAGCCTCAAAAACAGATACCCTTTTTCCCGAACCTTTTTTATAAAGACCTCATTATCTGGCTCCTGGTTTTAGGTATCGTGGTATCACTGGCAACATTGCTGCCGCCGGAGATTGGGAAAATGGCCGATCCACTTGCACCTGCACCGGAGAATATAAAACCGGAATGGTACTTCCTGTTCCTCTTCCAGACGTTGAAGCTGTTCCCCGGTGATATTCTCGGATTAAATGGTGAGACCATAGCGATCATCCTCATATCCTGCGGCATTCTGTTTTTCTTCCTCATCCCCTTCTTTGACAGAAGATCGAGCCGGGGGGAAAAAAGCGTGCTTTTTACCTGGATAGGCGTGTTCTATACATTGTATTTTATCGTTATGACTATCATCGGGTTTGTGAGCTAA
- the recO gene encoding DNA repair protein RecO, which translates to MALHKDEAIVLFKRSYGESDKIIRLFTMLSGKVAAIAKGANKSQKRFANTLEPFNRIRVEYFEKYGRGMVRIENADIIETNSGIETSLKRACTAGFFVEFVDRLTKERERHDDLFNILAEILQGIRGAEFTYDDILYYQLRMLEILGFMPNFHACVYCGQIMAADKRIFFSRERGGILCHKCAPSLPHQVCAEGLIEDIVSVQQGNGRTAPGFQVACGCAEKGPVYLKNGFEKAAQDIMEGFMTFHLDVEFKSYRILKGLIA; encoded by the coding sequence ATGGCGCTGCATAAGGATGAGGCGATAGTCCTCTTCAAGAGGTCGTACGGGGAATCGGACAAGATCATCAGGCTCTTCACGATGTTGTCGGGGAAGGTCGCGGCAATCGCGAAAGGCGCCAATAAAAGCCAGAAGAGGTTTGCCAACACCCTTGAACCGTTCAACCGTATCAGGGTTGAATATTTTGAAAAATATGGAAGAGGGATGGTGAGGATCGAAAACGCCGACATCATTGAAACAAACAGCGGTATTGAAACGAGCCTGAAACGAGCCTGCACAGCGGGTTTTTTCGTGGAGTTCGTCGACAGGCTGACGAAAGAGAGAGAGCGGCACGATGATCTCTTTAACATATTGGCAGAGATACTCCAGGGCATCAGGGGCGCTGAATTTACCTATGACGATATACTGTATTACCAGCTCAGGATGCTGGAGATCCTCGGTTTTATGCCGAACTTCCATGCCTGCGTCTATTGCGGACAGATCATGGCGGCAGATAAAAGGATATTTTTTTCCAGGGAAAGGGGCGGCATCCTCTGCCATAAGTGCGCACCATCACTTCCCCACCAGGTCTGCGCGGAAGGCCTCATAGAGGACATCGTGTCCGTGCAGCAGGGAAACGGCAGGACCGCGCCGGGATTTCAGGTTGCCTGCGGGTGTGCTGAGAAGGGGCCGGTATATCTGAAGAATGGTTTTGAGAAGGCGGCTCAGGATATTATGGAGGGCTTCATGACCTTCCATCTTGATGTGGAGTTCAAATCCTACCGGATATTAAAGGGACTTATCGCATAA